DNA from Thermomicrobium roseum DSM 5159:
CGAGCCAGACGAGGACATGGCGCGCTCGATGACGCAGCGCGATGAACACCAGGAGAGAGTCGGACCAGAAGCGATCGATACGCGACAGCACCGGCGCTCGTCACCTCGATTCGCTGCGTTGTCTCTCGAGGTCAACTCCCCGCGACCTCAGCGAGCGCCTTCTGCGCTGCTTCGGCGATGGCACGTCCCTCAGCTCGCGGCCCCACCCGTTCACGCAGAACGGGCATCACGCGGCCCATATCACGCGGACCAGTCGCACCGACTTCCCGGACAACAGCTCGTGCGAGCTCCATGAGTTCGTCCGGCGACAGCTGCTGCGGTAGGTAGGTCTCCAGGACGCGAATCTGCGCTTCCTCGCGCTCGACCAGGTCCTGGCGCCCGCCCTGCGCGAACTGCTCGATCGCCTCGCGTCGCATCTTGATCTGACGACGGATGACCTCGATGATCTCTTCGTCCGTGAGCGGCCGACCCTTGTCGATCTCCCGGTTCTTGATCTCAGCTCGCAAAAAACGGATCACTTCACGACGCGTCACATCGCCCGTTTTGACCGCTTCTTGAAGATCAGCGAGCAGACGCTCCGCCAAGGTGCTCACTCGTTCGTTCCCTCTCGTCGTCGGATTCTGCGCTCGCGCCGACCAGCGACTGCGCGACGGCATGGCGAAGGTTTCCGGGGCAGTATAGTCGAGCTGGACACACTGCGTCAAATGCACCGGATCGGCACGACTCGAGCCGATGCCGGCGTCCTACTCGGCACACTGGTCGAGAACGGCGCTGCGGGACGACTGGACAAGGGATCGGCGGCACTGGTATACTCTGCCTAGTGCCGCGGCGCATTCGTCTAGCGGCCAAGGACACCGCCCTCTCAAGGCGGAGATCACGGGTTCGAATCCCGTATGCGCCACGGAGCAGTGCCCCGTTCGAACGAACGGGGCACTCGTCATTCGAGGACCGTTATGCCGTCACCGAGCAGCAACGGTTGCGCCACCCGATTCCCGGCATCGTCGGTGAACTCCAGCATCGTGCGGGGTCGCCCCCACACGACAACGCTCGCCCCTTCGGTCAGTCGTGCACGCTCGATCGTGAACCGGTACAGAGGGAACATGACGACGAGCGCGCGCCAGTCGTCCGGCCCGCTCCCAAAGGAGACGCGCACCTGCACAAACAACAGGTCTCCCTGCTCGACGACTGTCCAAAGGGTGCCGCGGTAACGGAGCGGCATGTCCGCATACGCGAAGAGATCGCGATAGAGTTCGCGCACATCCACATCGTCTCGGTACGCCGAGTCCGGTGTAACGGTCGTCAGCAAATCGGGTAAGCCGTCTTCGAGCGCTCTCGGCAGGTCTTCCGCTCGCTGCTGTCTGGTCTGGTCCGGCGTCACCGTGGCTGCGGGACGCGGTGCCGGCAGCGGTGGCCCGAGTGGACTCGTTGCCACACAGGACGCACCGACGAGCATGACCAGCAGCAAAAGAAGTGAACCACCACGCATCAGCGCCACCGCCTGCGTTCCTCAGGATGGTTCCTTCAGTGTACGTCGACTATCACCATCGCCGCTACTGTCCGGTTCCGCCTGCAGCTCAGCGAGCGCTTCCAGATGGGGCCGCAGCCACACAGGCAGAAGCGCGACTGGCAGCCGGGCTGCGATGCCCCGCAAGAGCGGCGTCGGCACCTTGCGCAGCTGCGCGGGTGTCAGAGCTGGCTGTGCCAGAATCCGTACCGTAAAGCCATGTCGGGCGAATCGTGTCTGCAGCTCACCAGGCGACAGCATCGAAGGATGCCAGAACGGATAATCGTCCAACCCAGCGAGTCGGTAGTACAACTCGGCGAGGGGGCGGTTCGGCGTTTTCACCAAGTACCAGCCTCCGGGCCGAAGGACACGCGCGACTTCGGCCAGATGTGCATCCAGATCATCGACATGCTCGATCAGGTCGGTCGCGATCACGACGTCGAAACTCTGCGAGCGGAAGGGTAAGCGTTCGGCATCCGCCAAAACGAACGCGGCCGGTGTTTCTCGCCGGCATGCCTCCCGCAGCGCAGTCCGGGCCAAATCGAGCCCGACGAGCCGTTCGAAGCCGCGCTCAGCCAGTGTCCGCAAAAGTGCACCACCACCGCACCCGAGTTCCAGGATACGCGCGGAGCGAGGTACCGAATCGAGTACCGCCAAGAGCGCTTGCGGCATGTTGTACGAGCCGAAGGTGTTCGCCCAACTCGGGTACAGTTGGTCGACCGCCTCGTAAAATCGGCGCCGGAGCTCGCGACTCGGTCGTTCTCGCCGATAACGCTCGCTACACCGGCGGCAGAGAAACCGCCTTCCGGTGAAGCGCGTGCCGCACAAGACGCAGTTACGAGACGACCGCTCGACGACCACGCTTCCTCCAGCTCCAAGCCAGGAGACCGAGCGCACCACTCGTCACGAACATGTACCCGATGCCGAGTACAGGATCGCTGAAGATCGCGCGAGTTGACCGGACGAATACCGTCCGGACGAGCCAGCCGACCGGAACCGTTTCGCTGTAACGGGCATTGAAGACCAGCCCGCCCCAAATGCCCGGATCGTCGCGGCTCGCCAGCGGCAAATTGCCCGGTGGGCGCACCATCGACCAGTGCACGATGAGCGGTCGCTCCTTCGCTTCGACAATGAGCCGCAGATAGACGTCGCGCGTGGGCTGGACCGGGGCGAAACGCACCTCCAGTGTTCCCTCCACCCCCGACCAACGACCCGCATCGAGCGCGGCTTCGGCTAATACCTGGCTCGCATAGGTCGGGCGAAAGACGAGCGTCTCCGTCGCTGGATCACTCCACAACGTCACCGCGTGACCCGGCGCCGATCCGACTGCCTCGATCGTGAATCGATACGATGTTCGATACGAATCAGCGATGGGTGCGAAGCGGAAGGTCACGTGGCTTTCGTCGGAAAGTCCCTGTACCCGGAGCCGCGCTTCGCGGAGTGGAGCTTCCTCTCCCTCGCGATAGAGTCGCAAGAGCAACTCACCCCAGTTTTCGCGCGTGGGAGCGGGAAGGTCAGCGAACGACGCACGGTCGATGTAACCGACACGCCCATCCGCGAGCCGCACGCGCACCCAGCTCTCACGACTGCCGATGACCTCGACGGCACCACCTCCGGGGAGCGTCGTGATTTCCCGACCAGCGATCGGCGCTTCCCGCACGATCGCCGAAACATCCTCGCGCAACCGCCCGATTCCGGTGCCGATGTCGGCACCATATGTGCCGACTCGAACAGTGATCCCATCCAGATTGGGGTAGCGCGAGAGGAACGTCTGCGAAATCACGCGCCCCGGTAGGAGCTCCCCGAGCCACCCTTGCGACGCCGGCCAAGCATAGAAATCGCTATCCGGATAACGAGGATCGACCTCCGGTGCATAGACGATGCGGATCGTCCCACCCCCACCGAGCGAGGGACGCTCACCGGGAGCGAAGTTGTCAGGCAAATTGAGGCGAAGACGAACAGCGGTGAGACCGTCGCGCGCGGAATAGAACGGCTGCTCGACCTGCGTGCGTACCGTGAGTGTGCTCGTGCTTTCCGGTACCGTCGCGACCAGCGTCTGCGGAACGCGGCAACCGAGTGACCACAGAGCGAACCAGGCCATGACGAGCAGCCAGCGCAAGCCACGCGGTCTCATGCCTCCATCCTCACGAACTCGCGGTCATCCTCGGTCGTCCCCTGCAAGCTCCGGCGTGCAGCGACGAGCGCACGCCAGCCGATCCAAAGCGTCACCCCGGCGAAAGCCCCCCGGACGAACGGCTGCCAGACCGATCCCGGCAAGAGCGCAGCCAACAACAGTTGCGGATCGGGTAACGTCTCGATCACGTCGCGACCGAGCGGCAGCAAGAGTCCAGTCGTCGCCGCAGCGCCCCACCGTGGGAGCCACGCCAGAAACAGCGCAGCCTGCGCGACCGCGAGCACCGGCCCGGTGCGGTCACGGACCAAGAATGGCACGGCCAAGGGTAGGGACCAAATGACATATTGCGGATGAAACGGGGTCAAGGCGACGATCCCACAAAGCGTCGCTGCTGCCCCCGCGCGGTACGCATCGACTCCGCGTGGCCCACGACTCGCCCACCAGCATACGAAAATGGTGTAGACGAGGGGAAGGACAGGCACCGCGACATCGTCACCGGCGGGTAAAGCGAGTGCGATCAGATAACGAACATGCGGGTACTCGCCCAGCAAGGTCAGCGTGGGGCTCTGCCCCGTGCGCTGCAGGAGCACGAGATCGACCACCATCCAGAGCCCGCCGACACCTGCTGCCCCGAGGAAGACAGTCCGCCAGGAACGCCGCAAGGCTACGAGATAGAGCGGCACC
Protein-coding regions in this window:
- a CDS encoding GatB/YqeY domain-containing protein, whose translation is MHLTQCVQLDYTAPETFAMPSRSRWSARAQNPTTRGNERVSTLAERLLADLQEAVKTGDVTRREVIRFLRAEIKNREIDKGRPLTDEEIIEVIRRQIKMRREAIEQFAQGGRQDLVEREEAQIRVLETYLPQQLSPDELMELARAVVREVGATGPRDMGRVMPVLRERVGPRAEGRAIAEAAQKALAEVAGS
- a CDS encoding class I SAM-dependent methyltransferase, encoding MVVERSSRNCVLCGTRFTGRRFLCRRCSERYRRERPSRELRRRFYEAVDQLYPSWANTFGSYNMPQALLAVLDSVPRSARILELGCGGGALLRTLAERGFERLVGLDLARTALREACRRETPAAFVLADAERLPFRSQSFDVVIATDLIEHVDDLDAHLAEVARVLRPGGWYLVKTPNRPLAELYYRLAGLDDYPFWHPSMLSPGELQTRFARHGFTVRILAQPALTPAQLRKVPTPLLRGIAARLPVALLPVWLRPHLEALAELQAEPDSSGDGDSRRTLKEPS
- a CDS encoding SH3 domain-containing protein, which codes for MRPRGLRWLLVMAWFALWSLGCRVPQTLVATVPESTSTLTVRTQVEQPFYSARDGLTAVRLRLNLPDNFAPGERPSLGGGGTIRIVYAPEVDPRYPDSDFYAWPASQGWLGELLPGRVISQTFLSRYPNLDGITVRVGTYGADIGTGIGRLREDVSAIVREAPIAGREITTLPGGGAVEVIGSRESWVRVRLADGRVGYIDRASFADLPAPTRENWGELLLRLYREGEEAPLREARLRVQGLSDESHVTFRFAPIADSYRTSYRFTIEAVGSAPGHAVTLWSDPATETLVFRPTYASQVLAEAALDAGRWSGVEGTLEVRFAPVQPTRDVYLRLIVEAKERPLIVHWSMVRPPGNLPLASRDDPGIWGGLVFNARYSETVPVGWLVRTVFVRSTRAIFSDPVLGIGYMFVTSGALGLLAWSWRKRGRRAVVS